The Halanaerobiales bacterium genome contains the following window.
AAAATGAATTAGAAAATAAAAATCAAAAATTGAGTAATTTACAAGATAATATTAAACACTATTATAGTATTTATAATGAATATGAAAAAGATTATAAGAATTTAATTTTTAATTATGAGCAGGAAAAGATCAGAATAAATTCATTAGAAAAACAGGTAAAATATTATAAAAATTTCGCTCCAGAAGAAATAAATGAACAAATCAGTGAATATAATGAGTTGATTTCTACCCAAAAAAAAGAAATCAAAAAACTGGAAAATAAATTATATGAGTGGAATCAACAGGAGCAAAGATTAAAATCTGATTTAGAAAATTATAAAAAGATTTATCAAAATGAAGTTGAAACTTATAGAGGTTTAGTTGCTGATAAACTAGAAAGTGAATTAAAAATTGATTCCTTAAAAGCACAAGTTGATTTTTATAAAGAAAAATATGAAAGCACTAAAAAAGATATCAAAGAATTACAGGATGTAATTTGGGAAGCAGAAATCAAAAAAGAAGCTTTAACTCAAAGAGTAGAAGATGTGGAAAAAACTTATAGTATGTTATCCGAAAAAGTTGAAGAAGCTAGACTCACTGAAGCTCAAAGGTCTAGTGATGTTAAATTCATTGCTGAGTCAGTTCCACCTACTCAACCTATGGGAACAAATTTAAAACTTAATGTAGCAATTGCTGGAGTGTTAGCTTTAATGTTAGGAGTATTTATAGTATTCTTTAGAGAATTCTTAAAAGAAGAAGAGGAAGAAAAAAATAAATAAGTAACAAAATCACTTAAACAAAATATTAAAAACATATTGAAAGTGGAGATTTAATTATCTCCACTTTTTTCTTATGAAAATATATGAAATATGCTTTTAATCATAAAAATAAAATGGTATACTCTAAAAAAGCAAATGAATAATGGAGGTTAAATAAAATGCAATCTCAAAACTGTAGATTATGTGGTAGTAAATCTAATTATATAAAAACTGAAACACTAGAAGAAGATTATTATCATTGTCCTGAATGTGATTTGATTTTTATGGATAAAAAAGATGTAATTTCAACTGAATCTGAAAAAGAGAGATATCAAGAACATGATAATACCCATGAGAATGAAGGTTATGTTAATATGTTTGAAGATTTTATTGAAAGAGCTGTAGAGCCATATTTTGATTTTGCCAAAGAGGCAAAGGTTTTAGAATTCGGTTGTGGACCCGGTCCTGTTCTAGCTGATCTTTTGGAAGAAAAAGAAGTAAAGGTGGATCTTTATGATCCCTATTTTTTTCCTGATGAAAGTTATAAAAATAAAAAATATGATTTAATTACCTCTACTGAAGTTTTTGAACATTTATTAAACCCCGCAAAAGAAATAGAAAGTTTATTGTTTATATTAAAAGAAAATGGTATTATGGCAATTATGACTCATTTTCATAAAAAAGATGAAGATAATTTTATATTTGAAGATTGGTGGTATAAATGGGATAAAACTCATATTACTTTTTTTAGTAAAAAAACAATGAAATGGATTGCTGAAAAATATAATCTTGAAGTTCTTTTTATAGGTAATAAAAAATTATGTGTATTTAAAAAATAAAGGAGAATATTAATGAGAAAAAAAGATGAAGAAGTTAATTATATTAATTTATTAAGATTTTTTATACCCCTTGCTGTTATGCCAATGATGATTTCTATGACTCACACAATAATAAATGCATCTTTAGCTAGATTACCTTTACCAGAGATGAGTATAGCGATTTTTACAGTTGTAAAATCTATAACCAATATTGCTAATGCGCCTACAATAATGGGACGACAGATAATGGTTTCTTTAGTAGATAGTAAAGATAACTACCAAAGAGTTAAAAAGTTTGTCTGGACTATGGCATTTTTCTTATTTTCAATAATTTTATTATTTGGTCTTACTCCTTTAGGCAACTTTTTATTAAAGGATATGATTGGAATAAAAAATCCAAAGGAAATAGCATTAGCCAAAACAGCTTTGATTGTGACTAGTTTTTTACCCATAGTAGTTTTATTTAGAAATATATACCAGGGTATGGCTACAGCTCTCAAAAGAACCAAAATTGTTGTTCCCGGTGTTTTATTGCGTTTGATTATAATCAGTGGTTTTTTATGGTGGGTAGTAAGCACTGAAATTATGACAGGCGTAATGGCAGGTAGTATTGCCTGGATAGTGGGGATAGCAATTGAAGGAAGTTTTATATTTGGCTTTATAGTATATTATTATCATTCTCCCCTTAAAGCAGCTGAGAAAATGCCAGATCATAGTCAGGGAAATCTAAATTTTATAAAAATATTTAAATTTTTTGCTCCATTAGCTTTAATGATGTTATTAACTAAAGCTTTACAACCTATTATTCAAAGTGGAGTTGCAAGGGGACAGTCTCCGACTATTTCGCTAGCAGCTTATGGAGTTGCCTGGACTACTGTTTTTCTTTTTTCAGGTTCACTTAGAATGCTTAATCAATTGTCAATGGTTTATACTGATAAAGTTTATGATAAAAATTGGAAGAAAGTTAAAAGATTTTCTATTATGGCTGGAATTTTAATTTCAATAATTATGGTTATAGTAGCTTTAACTCCAGTGGGATATTTTCTTTTACATAGAATAATTGCAGTTTCAAAAGAAGTAACAGATTTAGCTCAACAAACAATTCTTGCTTTTTCTATTTATCCCCTCATTAGAGCTTTTAGAGAATCTTATTGGGGTGTACTTATGAAACAAAGAACAACCAAGGTTATTGCCAGTGCAAAAACAGCTAATTTAATTGTAGTTAGTCTTGTCGTTTTAATAGTCTTAGGAGTGCTTTCTCTTTCAACAACTATACCAGCAGCAGTAGTAGGAGCAATAGCTTTTACTTTAGGAGAATTAGTAGAAACAATTGTTATTTGGCGAAGTACGCTTAATAATGATAAATGTGTAGTTAAATAATGGTTGATAGATTTGAAAATAATAAAAAACAAGAATATAATGAAAATAGCAATAATATTTTAAAAAGGGTGATGATTATGCAAATAAAAAATGAAAATCAATTTTTAATTATAGGTTTTTTAGTATTAGCTTTATTTATGGTACCAATGATTGCAAATAATAATGTTCAAGCTGAAGCAACTAAGATTAAAATTCAGACACCACCTATTCCAGCAGCACTACCATTACTTTGGATAGAAGAAACAGGACAGATGGAAGATTTAGTTGATCTTGACATAAATTTATCACCTGACCACCAGAGAGCTTTAACCCTTATTAATAAAAATCAAATAGATATGATGATGACCGGGGTTAATGTTGGTGCAAAGGCTTATAATAAGGGTATGAATTTAGAAATGCTTAATGTAAATACCTGGGCTATAGATTATTTGTTAACAAATAATTTTAAGGCAGAAAATTGGAATGATTTAAAAGGAAAAACTTTATCCCTTCCTTTAAAAGGAGGACCACTTGATTTTTTAGCCAGATATTTTCTAAATAAAAATGGCTTAGACCCTGAAAAAGATGTAAATATTGTATATAGACCTCTTCCTAATGGAGCTCGTTATTTTATGACTGGAAAAGTAGATTCAATTTTATTACCTGAACCACTTGTTACTGTAAATTTATTAAAAAATGAAAATGCTGTACTATCAATGGATATTCAAAAAGAATGGGCAAAATACAATGATGGTGATCAAAGAATTCCTTTTGTAGGTCTCTTTGTTTCAAAAGAATTTGCCCAAAATAATCCCCAAAAAACTAGAGTGCTAAATGGACTTTATATAAAAGGCTTAGAATGGGTAAATAGCAATCCAGAAAAAGCTGCTGAACTTGGAGCAAAAAACTTTAATTTACCTAAACCAGTTCTGCAAAAATCATTTACAAGGATAAATTTGAATTATTATTCTGATAGAGAAACTAAAAAATTAACAGAAAATTATTTTTCTCAAATTTTAGAAATGTATCCTGAACTTTTAGGTGGTAAAATGCCAGATGAAAATTTCTATAATTAATTTTTTGCAAAATAAATTAAAAACAGCTTTAATAAGCACCATCTCTTTCTGGGTGGTGCTTATCAGTTGGATGATTTTAGCTGATAATTTTAATCCTCTTATTTTACCTAATCCAACTCAGGTTATAAATGCGTTAATTACATTATTTGAAAGTGGAGAATTACAACATCATTTTTTCATTTCTATTCGTAGAACTTTTATTGGATATAGTAGTGCTGTTATTTTTGGAATTGCTCTGGCTTTAATACTTGCTAAAAGCTGGATTTTGCGTAAAATTCTTAGACCTTTGATTACGGTAATTCAATCTACTCCACCTATTATCTGGTTAGTACTGGCAGTTATTTGGTTTGGTATTTCTGAAGATCTCACTCCAATTTTTTTAATATTTATAGTTAGTTTACCAATAATTTTTATAAACATTTATGAAGGTATTAAATCAATTGATAAAGAATTAATAGAAATGGCTTCTGTTTTTAAATCATCACGAAAAAAGATATTAAAAGAGATATATCTTCCCTCACTTATGCCCTATTTACTTTCTGCCTTAAGTATAGCTTTTGCTTTTGCCTGGAAATCAACTGTTTTCGCAGAATATTTAGGATCTTCCAGTGGGATAGGTTATGCTTTAAGTATGGCGAATAGTAATTTGGAGACAGCTGAATTATTTGCCTGGGGAATCATTCTTGTTCTGTTTATGCTAATTGTTGAATATTTAATTCTTGCCCCTTTACAGTCTAAAGTTATGAGGTGGAAAGAAAATGGAAAAAGCAATTGAATTTAAAAATATTGATAAAAAATTTGAAAATTTAAAAGTATTAGAAAAAGCCACCTTTACAGTCAATAAAGGTGAAATAGTATGTCTTTTAGGACCATCAGGGAGTGGTAAATCAACTCTCTTTAAACTGGCAGCTGGACTTATTGAAAAAGATAGTGGTCAAATTGTAATCAATGAAAATTTAAGAAAAGGGTATATATTTCAAAATCCAAGGCTTCTACCCTGGAAAACTGTGGAAGAAAATTTGATATTTGTTCAGGAAAATTATCTTCCTAAACAAAAGGCTAAAAAAATAAGGGATAAGCTCCTGGAATTAAATGGATTGGATAATTTCAAAAATAA
Protein-coding sequences here:
- a CDS encoding GNVR domain-containing protein; this encodes KNNLDLIRQKINIKENRVKNYRKRKVSLEEELNNLTTINKNIKEFLNKEPEKLELKRSLNEDAFWNNVLEKEKIEILKDLSLTNQIMNPLFEKLKDNYTNNQVKINSIPSQINYYKEKIPKIESEVKNLKNELENKNQKLSNLQDNIKHYYSIYNEYEKDYKNLIFNYEQEKIRINSLEKQVKYYKNFAPEEINEQISEYNELISTQKKEIKKLENKLYEWNQQEQRLKSDLENYKKIYQNEVETYRGLVADKLESELKIDSLKAQVDFYKEKYESTKKDIKELQDVIWEAEIKKEALTQRVEDVEKTYSMLSEKVEEARLTEAQRSSDVKFIAESVPPTQPMGTNLKLNVAIAGVLALMLGVFIVFFREFLKEEEEEKNK
- a CDS encoding ABC transporter permease, with translation MKISIINFLQNKLKTALISTISFWVVLISWMILADNFNPLILPNPTQVINALITLFESGELQHHFFISIRRTFIGYSSAVIFGIALALILAKSWILRKILRPLITVIQSTPPIIWLVLAVIWFGISEDLTPIFLIFIVSLPIIFINIYEGIKSIDKELIEMASVFKSSRKKILKEIYLPSLMPYLLSALSIAFAFAWKSTVFAEYLGSSSGIGYALSMANSNLETAELFAWGIILVLFMLIVEYLILAPLQSKVMRWKENGKSN
- a CDS encoding ABC transporter substrate-binding protein — its product is MVDRFENNKKQEYNENSNNILKRVMIMQIKNENQFLIIGFLVLALFMVPMIANNNVQAEATKIKIQTPPIPAALPLLWIEETGQMEDLVDLDINLSPDHQRALTLINKNQIDMMMTGVNVGAKAYNKGMNLEMLNVNTWAIDYLLTNNFKAENWNDLKGKTLSLPLKGGPLDFLARYFLNKNGLDPEKDVNIVYRPLPNGARYFMTGKVDSILLPEPLVTVNLLKNENAVLSMDIQKEWAKYNDGDQRIPFVGLFVSKEFAQNNPQKTRVLNGLYIKGLEWVNSNPEKAAELGAKNFNLPKPVLQKSFTRINLNYYSDRETKKLTENYFSQILEMYPELLGGKMPDENFYN
- a CDS encoding class I SAM-dependent methyltransferase; protein product: MQSQNCRLCGSKSNYIKTETLEEDYYHCPECDLIFMDKKDVISTESEKERYQEHDNTHENEGYVNMFEDFIERAVEPYFDFAKEAKVLEFGCGPGPVLADLLEEKEVKVDLYDPYFFPDESYKNKKYDLITSTEVFEHLLNPAKEIESLLFILKENGIMAIMTHFHKKDEDNFIFEDWWYKWDKTHITFFSKKTMKWIAEKYNLEVLFIGNKKLCVFKK